A genome region from Sphingobacteriaceae bacterium GW460-11-11-14-LB5 includes the following:
- a CDS encoding antitermination protein NusG, whose amino-acid sequence MESIINIKPSFAKKWFVIYTRPRWEKKVDRLLQEQGFESFCPVRNVENQWADRKKIVSLPLFTGYVFVKIDEREGYKIRYTLGVLNFINYMGKPAVVRDSEIEKLKHIMDTYNDVDVVSLTGVSKGDRVRISNGLFHNQEGEVIQIQGKHVLMSFDHLDCALVTRVPISNLTLTVNTQQHYV is encoded by the coding sequence ATGGAATCTATAATTAACATCAAGCCCTCGTTCGCAAAAAAATGGTTTGTGATTTATACCCGTCCCCGTTGGGAGAAAAAAGTTGACCGTTTGCTGCAAGAGCAAGGTTTCGAATCTTTTTGTCCTGTGCGGAATGTAGAAAATCAATGGGCCGATAGAAAGAAAATCGTTAGTCTTCCACTTTTTACCGGATATGTTTTTGTGAAAATAGATGAACGGGAAGGCTACAAAATCAGGTATACACTGGGGGTTTTAAACTTCATTAATTACATGGGGAAACCTGCAGTAGTTCGCGATAGTGAGATTGAAAAGCTGAAACACATCATGGATACCTATAACGATGTAGATGTAGTGAGTTTAACCGGTGTTTCGAAAGGAGACCGTGTTCGGATCAGTAATGGTCTTTTTCATAACCAGGAAGGAGAGGTGATCCAGATTCAAGGTAAGCACGTTTTAATGTCTTTCGATCATTTAGACTGTGCTTTAGTTACCAGAGTGCCTATAAGCAACTTAACATTAACCGTAAATACACAACAACACTATGTATAA
- a CDS encoding sugar transporter produces MKKVILFIAIYTSIITGCAPRRDLVYFSNLAKQTSEVKLQGQEVKIQQNDLLSVSINSLNQESNVLFAVNTRNASADNNYKIEGYRVSKDGMINLPVVGNVRLEGLTIEQAQATISKELDKYVKKPVVDVQLVNFKVTVIGEVNRPSTFTVQGDNINLLEALGMAGDMTVYGKRENILVIRQQNGQRVMKRLNLNNQDVMDSPFFYLKQNDVVYVEPDKSKAIEYSPNTRIMPVVIASISAVAVLITAVLRR; encoded by the coding sequence ATGAAGAAAGTAATATTATTTATCGCAATATATACAAGCATTATCACCGGATGCGCTCCCAGAAGAGATCTTGTATACTTTAGTAACCTGGCTAAACAAACTAGCGAAGTAAAGCTTCAAGGTCAGGAAGTTAAAATTCAGCAGAACGATCTTTTAAGTGTAAGCATAAACAGCTTAAATCAAGAATCAAATGTATTATTTGCAGTTAATACCCGAAATGCAAGTGCCGACAATAATTATAAAATAGAAGGTTACCGGGTAAGTAAAGACGGAATGATTAACCTGCCCGTTGTAGGCAACGTTCGATTAGAAGGTTTAACCATTGAGCAGGCACAGGCCACCATCTCCAAAGAGTTAGATAAATACGTTAAAAAACCGGTAGTTGATGTTCAGTTAGTCAATTTTAAGGTAACAGTAATTGGCGAAGTAAACCGGCCATCAACCTTTACCGTACAGGGAGATAATATTAACCTCCTGGAAGCATTGGGGATGGCAGGCGACATGACTGTTTATGGTAAACGGGAAAATATTTTAGTGATCAGACAACAGAATGGTCAAAGGGTAATGAAAAGACTTAATCTGAATAATCAGGATGTGATGGATTCTCCATTCTTCTACCTGAAACAAAACGATGTGGTTTATGTAGAACCCGATAAATCAAAAGCAATTGAATATAGCCCGAATACACGTATAATGCCAGTGGTAATTGCTTCTATATCAGCAGTTGCGGTATTAATCACAGCAGTTCTTCGTCGATAA
- a CDS encoding response regulator: protein MERKRIHILEDDQEIRNVIEILLKDEGFELQLSSSFAELKKNIQDAMPDLFLLDVMLPDGNGAEICEDLKTDIFTKHIPIIVMSAQNNSEQKAIDAFADDYISKPFDIYDVLARINAQLKRSTENRTKV from the coding sequence ATGGAAAGAAAACGAATACACATTTTAGAGGATGATCAGGAGATCAGAAACGTTATTGAAATTCTATTAAAAGATGAGGGTTTTGAGTTACAGCTTTCATCATCATTTGCTGAGTTAAAGAAAAATATTCAGGATGCAATGCCTGATCTTTTCTTGCTGGATGTAATGTTGCCAGATGGAAACGGCGCAGAGATTTGTGAAGATTTAAAAACCGATATTTTTACTAAACACATCCCGATTATTGTAATGTCTGCGCAGAATAATAGCGAACAAAAAGCTATTGATGCATTTGCGGATGATTATATCAGTAAACCTTTTGATATTTATGATGTTTTGGCGCGTATCAATGCACAGCTAAAACGCAGTACAGAAAACAGAACAAAAGTTTAA
- a CDS encoding tyrosine protein kinase — protein MLKQSINGGAKDFAETMNRFARNWHYFLISIIISMAAVYGFLYITPPKYKVSSTLLISDDKNGAAMSNSTAFSDLNMFQTVKTVDNEIEILRSRDLIFKVLKKLNLETAYFKKEGIREKELYGKTSPLVVTAISLKNGAYARKINVSYLDDISYIIQDSLKTNIVKYGDTISTKNYAIKINKGPAFKAEFGKIKLQFKNLYKMTEAYNLVSLKIVPVVKDANTITISLNDVVPQRGIDILNDLIETYNINNVNNKNTIARNTIKFIDNRLKYLVADLSGTEEDVESYKQQNRVTDVNMDAQMNAARSGQYNQLLEESSVQLRLLRSIENYFRGKQSQYNLAPSAMGLKDPILNSLISKFNDLQLERNRMLRTANAENPLVLNLNEQIATLKTNILENLSSIKQGFVIERNNLSSNYAQFDNKIKSVPTIERGLLERSREQSVKSGLYKYLLQKREETALSLSATVPTSQVVDKPAYNTIPNSPKQPLLYLCGFIFGFFVPAGVIYAKGFFNNKVQDASTIELTGAKMLGELSHNLDKSTIVFQKDNRSTISELFRYIRMNLGLMSNNIENKVMLVTSSMKGEGKTFFSVNLATTLGMLDKKVVVLEFDLRKPDLLNKVGLKQTIGLTDYLIGESLLDDIIKPTSVSDNISVIGCGQSPENPAEVMMSPKMDLLFDELKERFDYIIIDTSPVGQVADAFSLAEYADVSIYLVRYNYTNKYQLAILKDICENNKLKNPMVVFNDAKREKSQKYSYGGYGYAMAN, from the coding sequence ATGCTTAAACAAAGTATAAATGGTGGCGCAAAAGATTTTGCAGAAACTATGAACAGGTTTGCCAGAAACTGGCACTATTTCTTAATCAGTATCATTATTTCTATGGCTGCTGTATATGGCTTTCTGTACATCACCCCACCCAAATATAAAGTGAGCAGTACACTATTAATCTCTGATGATAAAAATGGTGCTGCAATGTCTAACAGTACCGCTTTCAGTGATCTTAATATGTTTCAAACGGTTAAAACGGTTGATAATGAAATTGAGATTTTACGGTCGAGAGATTTGATTTTTAAAGTATTGAAAAAACTAAACTTAGAAACAGCTTACTTTAAAAAAGAGGGGATTAGAGAAAAAGAACTTTATGGAAAAACCTCTCCGCTTGTTGTTACTGCCATCAGTTTAAAAAATGGTGCTTATGCCCGGAAAATTAATGTTTCTTATCTGGATGACATCTCGTACATCATTCAGGATAGCCTAAAGACCAATATCGTAAAGTATGGTGATACCATTAGCACTAAAAACTACGCCATTAAAATAAATAAAGGTCCGGCCTTCAAAGCCGAATTTGGTAAAATTAAACTCCAGTTTAAAAACCTGTATAAAATGACAGAGGCTTATAACCTGGTTTCGTTAAAAATAGTTCCGGTTGTTAAAGACGCCAACACCATTACCATTAGTTTGAACGATGTAGTGCCACAACGCGGAATTGACATTCTTAACGATCTGATTGAAACCTATAATATTAATAACGTTAATAATAAAAATACCATTGCCCGTAATACCATTAAATTTATCGATAACCGACTAAAATACCTCGTTGCAGATCTTTCTGGTACCGAGGAGGATGTGGAGAGCTACAAACAGCAAAACCGTGTTACCGATGTAAATATGGATGCGCAGATGAATGCTGCACGCTCAGGACAGTACAATCAGTTATTGGAAGAATCGTCGGTGCAACTGAGGTTATTGCGGTCTATCGAAAATTATTTCAGGGGCAAACAAAGCCAATACAACCTAGCTCCAAGTGCAATGGGCTTAAAAGATCCGATTTTGAATTCATTGATTTCGAAATTTAACGATCTCCAGTTGGAGCGGAACCGGATGTTGCGTACTGCGAATGCTGAAAACCCTTTGGTACTCAACCTGAACGAGCAAATAGCAACCTTAAAAACCAATATTTTAGAAAACCTATCCAGCATTAAACAAGGTTTCGTTATTGAAAGAAACAACCTGAGCTCCAATTACGCTCAATTCGATAATAAAATTAAATCTGTGCCTACCATAGAACGTGGCTTGTTAGAAAGAAGCCGTGAACAAAGCGTAAAATCAGGTTTATATAAATATTTGCTGCAAAAAAGAGAGGAAACGGCTTTATCGCTTTCAGCTACAGTGCCCACCTCGCAAGTGGTAGATAAACCGGCATACAACACTATACCGAATAGCCCTAAGCAACCACTGTTGTACCTGTGTGGATTTATTTTCGGCTTTTTTGTTCCGGCCGGAGTAATTTACGCCAAAGGATTTTTCAATAACAAAGTACAGGATGCCAGTACGATTGAGCTTACAGGTGCAAAAATGCTTGGCGAACTTTCTCATAACCTGGATAAAAGTACCATCGTGTTTCAAAAAGATAACCGTTCTACCATATCAGAATTGTTTAGGTACATCAGAATGAATTTAGGACTGATGTCTAACAATATCGAAAATAAGGTAATGCTGGTAACCTCGAGTATGAAAGGAGAGGGTAAAACATTCTTCAGCGTAAACCTGGCTACTACTTTAGGTATGCTCGATAAAAAAGTGGTTGTATTGGAGTTCGATTTAAGAAAACCTGATCTTTTGAATAAGGTGGGGTTAAAACAAACGATCGGCTTAACTGACTATTTAATTGGTGAATCTTTGTTAGATGATATTATCAAACCGACCAGTGTTTCTGACAATATTTCGGTTATTGGCTGTGGTCAATCACCTGAAAATCCTGCCGAAGTAATGATGAGTCCTAAAATGGATCTGTTATTTGATGAACTGAAAGAAAGGTTCGATTACATCATTATCGATACTTCGCCGGTTGGCCAGGTGGCCGATGCCTTTAGTTTAGCAGAATATGCCGATGTAAGCATTTACCTGGTGCGATACAATTACACCAATAAATACCAGTTGGCCATATTGAAAGATATTTGTGAAAACAATAAACTCAAAAATCCGATGGTCGTTTTTAACGATGCCAAAAGAGAAAAGAGCCAAAAATACAGCTACGGTGGTTACGGTTATGCCATGGCAAACTAA
- a CDS encoding UDP-N-acetyl-D-galactosamine dehydrogenase produces the protein MYNAEDNLKMAVIGLGYVGLPLAVEFAKKYKVFGFDINETRIAELKAGYDNTLEVNESELNEVLTFECTTLKGLYCTNEIEKLRSSSVYIVTVPTPVDKNNRPDLTPLIKASAVVAKVLKKGDIVVYESTVYPGVTEDECVPILEKGSGLVFNKDFFAGYSPERINPGDKQHTVANILKITSGSTPEAAEKIDELYRSVITAGTYKASSIKVAEAAKVIENAQRDINIAFVNELAMIFNQIGIDTSEVLAAAGTKWNFLNFKPGLVGGHCIGVDPYYLAQKAQEAGYHPEIILAGRRVNDGMGKYVADQVIKKMIAQNIHIVGAEVLVLGFTFKENCPDVRNTKVIDIVRRLEEYKVKVTIHDPWANADQANHNYGIICENGSSKTRKYDGIILAVAHEAFNNLNITALRKPACVVYDIKAVLPQSMETVRL, from the coding sequence ATGTATAACGCTGAAGATAATCTGAAAATGGCCGTAATTGGCCTTGGCTACGTTGGCTTACCATTGGCAGTAGAATTTGCAAAAAAATACAAGGTATTTGGCTTTGATATTAACGAGACCAGGATAGCAGAATTAAAAGCCGGATACGACAATACACTGGAAGTTAACGAATCTGAATTAAATGAGGTTTTAACATTCGAATGCACAACTTTAAAAGGCTTGTACTGTACCAATGAAATCGAAAAATTACGCAGCTCGTCGGTTTACATTGTTACAGTGCCAACGCCTGTTGATAAAAACAACCGGCCAGATTTAACCCCGCTGATTAAAGCAAGTGCAGTTGTTGCTAAAGTTTTAAAGAAAGGAGATATAGTGGTTTATGAATCAACTGTATACCCTGGCGTAACTGAAGATGAATGTGTACCGATTTTAGAAAAAGGATCAGGTTTGGTTTTCAATAAGGATTTTTTTGCCGGTTATTCTCCGGAACGTATTAATCCTGGAGATAAACAACATACAGTTGCCAATATCTTAAAAATAACCTCGGGTTCTACCCCTGAAGCCGCCGAAAAAATCGATGAACTCTACCGTTCGGTCATTACAGCCGGAACTTATAAAGCTTCGTCTATTAAAGTGGCCGAAGCAGCGAAAGTAATTGAAAATGCCCAGCGCGATATCAATATTGCTTTTGTAAACGAATTGGCAATGATTTTTAACCAGATCGGTATTGATACTTCCGAAGTTTTAGCCGCAGCCGGAACCAAGTGGAATTTTCTAAATTTCAAACCAGGTTTAGTTGGCGGGCATTGTATTGGCGTAGATCCTTATTATTTGGCCCAAAAAGCACAAGAAGCGGGTTACCACCCCGAAATTATTTTAGCCGGCCGACGTGTAAACGATGGTATGGGTAAATATGTGGCCGATCAGGTCATCAAAAAAATGATTGCGCAAAACATCCACATTGTGGGCGCAGAAGTATTGGTGTTGGGCTTTACGTTTAAAGAAAACTGTCCGGATGTACGAAATACCAAAGTAATTGATATTGTAAGGCGACTGGAAGAATACAAAGTTAAAGTAACCATCCATGATCCCTGGGCAAATGCCGATCAGGCCAACCACAACTATGGTATTATCTGCGAAAATGGCTCGTCGAAAACCAGAAAGTACGATGGAATTATACTGGCCGTAGCACACGAAGCTTTCAATAATTTAAATATTACAGCATTACGTAAACCAGCCTGTGTGGTGTACGATATAAAAGCGGTATTGCCACAATCAATGGAAACGGTTCGATTGTAA
- a CDS encoding lipopolysaccharide biosynthesis protein: MNLTYKARSGIIWSIGQQFSVKFINLFVTIILARLLSPAEFGLIAMLSIFIAVGNSLMDSGLTSSLIRTRTAGQKDFSTIFFFNLFGSIIVYGVLFFTAPLIADFYRQPLLTNIVRVYGLTFLINAFFSIQSTLLTKEMKFKLQTVIQIPAVILGGCLGIYLAKKGYGTWSLVWMSLLSASVSTALHWFYSDWRPRLIFNKRSFRKHFHFGYKMTLSGLLDTIYQNLYTVIIGRFYAAAQLGFYARADSLSQLPIGIISTAISKVTYPMFSNISNDDVKLKMVYRRLMQQVLFWNAPSLIFLALIAQPLISLLLTDKWLPSVPYFQILCIAGILYPVHAYNLNILKVKGHSGQFLRLEIIKKVLSVVGIICVIPFGIMGLLYFQLFFTVFAYYINSTYSGKLINYPLKEQLQDIAPILMLSSLLGVACYCLDTWCLSHYHINNILRIAGISIIYGSFYLGISSSIKMAALVDFKQLILKQ, from the coding sequence ATGAATTTAACATATAAAGCGCGATCGGGCATTATATGGTCGATCGGACAGCAGTTTAGTGTTAAATTCATAAACCTGTTCGTTACCATCATACTGGCCCGCCTGTTAAGCCCTGCAGAATTTGGCTTAATCGCAATGCTCTCTATTTTTATCGCTGTTGGCAATTCATTAATGGATAGCGGTTTAACATCATCGCTAATCCGCACAAGAACGGCAGGACAAAAAGATTTTTCTACTATATTTTTTTTTAACCTGTTTGGAAGCATCATTGTTTATGGTGTTTTGTTCTTTACAGCACCTTTAATCGCTGATTTTTACAGACAGCCCTTACTGACCAATATTGTTAGGGTCTACGGATTAACCTTTTTAATCAATGCCTTTTTCAGCATTCAGAGTACTTTATTAACGAAGGAAATGAAATTTAAACTGCAAACGGTAATTCAGATACCAGCAGTAATACTGGGCGGTTGTTTAGGCATTTACCTGGCGAAAAAAGGTTATGGAACCTGGAGTTTGGTGTGGATGAGTTTACTGAGTGCAAGTGTTTCTACAGCATTACACTGGTTTTACTCCGATTGGCGGCCACGACTGATTTTCAATAAAAGAAGCTTCAGAAAGCATTTTCATTTTGGATACAAGATGACGCTTTCCGGTCTGCTGGATACGATTTATCAAAATTTATACACGGTTATTATAGGTCGCTTTTACGCTGCAGCTCAATTGGGCTTTTATGCCAGGGCAGATAGTTTAAGTCAGTTGCCCATTGGAATTATTTCTACAGCAATTAGTAAAGTAACCTATCCGATGTTTTCGAACATCAGCAATGACGATGTAAAACTTAAAATGGTTTACCGAAGGTTAATGCAGCAGGTATTATTCTGGAATGCACCAAGCCTGATTTTTTTGGCACTTATTGCCCAACCTTTAATTTCCTTACTGTTAACCGATAAATGGCTGCCTTCAGTACCCTATTTTCAGATTTTATGTATTGCGGGTATTCTATATCCTGTACATGCATACAACCTGAACATTTTGAAAGTTAAGGGACATAGCGGACAGTTTTTAAGATTAGAAATTATAAAAAAGGTGCTGAGTGTAGTCGGAATTATTTGTGTAATTCCATTTGGCATTATGGGGTTGTTATATTTTCAACTCTTCTTTACCGTTTTTGCCTATTATATCAATTCAACATATAGTGGCAAATTAATCAATTATCCACTTAAAGAACAACTTCAGGATATTGCACCTATTTTAATGTTATCTAGCTTATTAGGTGTAGCATGTTATTGCCTCGATACCTGGTGTTTATCGCATTACCATATTAACAATATTCTTCGCATTGCTGGCATAAGCATTATTTATGGCAGTTTTTACCTCGGCATCAGTAGCAGCATTAAAATGGCTGCACTCGTTGATTTTAAACAATTAATCCTCAAACAATGA
- a CDS encoding aminotransferase DegT → MIPVTKPFLPKQAEFKSYVSSIWARQWLTNNGPLVNELELKLQQYLGLPHLLYVTNGTIALQLAIQALEVKGEIITTPFSFVATTSSIVWQGCKPVFVDIDEDTLNIDPNKIEAAITPDTSAILATHVFGNPCDVEAIDRIAKKHGLKVIYDAAHCFGTKYKGKSIFAYGDVSTTSFHATKLFHTIEGGAVFTQNPEILKRMALMRNFGYSGVDTFSEIGTNAKNSEFHAAMGLCNLKHIDQILSKRKELSQHYEMRLNKIEAQFQIIQADTDFNYAYYPVIFRSEEVMLDCMKELELVQVYCRRYFYPSLSALPYIDKVNMPICDSISKRIMCLPLYHTLTSADQDLVVRIILRTQNYRKKQVLKLADYGKLVNGSIGMVVNGN, encoded by the coding sequence ATGATACCTGTAACTAAACCCTTTTTGCCAAAACAGGCAGAATTTAAAAGCTATGTAAGTAGCATTTGGGCCAGACAGTGGCTCACCAATAATGGTCCTTTAGTAAATGAGCTGGAGTTAAAGTTACAGCAATACTTAGGCCTGCCGCATTTGTTATACGTAACCAATGGCACTATTGCATTACAGCTGGCCATTCAGGCTTTAGAAGTTAAAGGTGAAATTATTACCACACCATTTTCTTTCGTAGCCACCACCAGTAGTATTGTTTGGCAAGGCTGCAAGCCAGTTTTTGTGGATATAGATGAAGATACCCTCAATATAGATCCCAATAAAATTGAAGCGGCCATTACGCCTGATACCTCAGCAATTTTAGCTACACATGTTTTTGGAAATCCTTGCGATGTCGAAGCGATAGATCGTATTGCTAAAAAACACGGGCTAAAAGTAATATACGATGCTGCTCATTGTTTTGGGACAAAATATAAAGGTAAATCTATTTTCGCTTATGGCGATGTAAGCACAACAAGCTTCCATGCTACAAAACTCTTTCACACCATTGAAGGTGGGGCTGTTTTTACTCAAAATCCAGAAATTTTAAAGCGAATGGCGCTGATGCGGAATTTCGGTTATAGCGGGGTAGATACTTTTTCAGAGATCGGTACCAATGCTAAAAACTCCGAATTTCATGCCGCTATGGGCCTTTGCAATTTAAAACATATCGATCAGATTTTAAGTAAACGCAAAGAACTATCACAGCATTACGAAATGCGCCTGAATAAAATAGAAGCGCAGTTTCAGATTATCCAGGCCGATACAGATTTTAATTACGCTTACTATCCTGTAATATTCCGTTCGGAAGAAGTTATGCTCGATTGCATGAAAGAATTAGAACTGGTTCAGGTGTATTGCAGGCGATATTTTTATCCGTCTTTATCGGCTTTACCCTATATCGATAAGGTAAATATGCCTATTTGTGATTCTATTTCTAAACGCATTATGTGTTTACCGCTTTACCATACCTTAACCAGTGCTGATCAGGATTTAGTGGTCAGGATTATTTTAAGAACTCAGAATTACCGCAAAAAACAAGTGCTTAAGCTCGCTGATTATGGCAAGCTGGTTAATGGCAGCATAGGCATGGTAGTTAATGGCAACTAA
- a CDS encoding capsular biosynthesis protein, with amino-acid sequence MNIPFSPPFIDQSVVDQVLDTLNNKWITTGPKVKALEQEIKSITGTKEVVCVNSWTSGAILMLKWFGVKAGDEVIIPAYTYSATALAVLHCGAVPVMVDILDDFNIDPDKVKAAITTKTKAIIAVDIAGWPCDYTALKELITDHKVQKKFKCESDKQSILKRILLISDAAHSIGSLFHDEPAALKCDVTIFSFHAVKNITTAEGGAICLNLPYPFDSEAEYSYLKMYTLNGQNKDALAKSRGGGWRYDILFQGLKINMPDICAAIGLAQIRKYNHELLPQRKKIALQYCDGFQHEDWFVAPPLVSTQRESCYHLFPMRVKGLTEEQRDQVIDDLASLGIASNVHFIPMPMLTLFKNLGYKIEDYPMAYQNYANEISLPIYPQLTETEIEFIINSVISCVNIQLNNRIKTMEETFIVHKQMAVAS; translated from the coding sequence ATGAACATTCCATTTTCACCACCGTTTATCGATCAATCTGTGGTTGATCAGGTATTAGATACCCTTAACAATAAGTGGATCACCACTGGGCCTAAAGTGAAAGCCCTTGAGCAAGAAATTAAAAGCATCACCGGAACAAAAGAAGTGGTTTGTGTAAACTCATGGACATCAGGCGCTATTTTAATGTTAAAGTGGTTTGGCGTTAAAGCTGGTGATGAAGTAATTATTCCAGCCTATACGTACAGCGCTACTGCTTTGGCGGTTCTTCATTGCGGTGCCGTACCTGTTATGGTTGATATCTTAGATGATTTTAACATCGATCCGGATAAGGTTAAAGCCGCAATTACCACTAAAACAAAAGCCATCATTGCCGTAGATATTGCTGGATGGCCTTGTGATTATACTGCTTTAAAAGAGTTGATTACAGATCATAAAGTGCAGAAAAAGTTTAAGTGCGAATCAGATAAACAATCGATCTTAAAAAGAATCCTGCTCATCTCTGATGCGGCCCATTCAATTGGTAGTTTATTTCACGATGAACCTGCTGCTCTAAAATGTGATGTGACGATATTTTCTTTTCATGCGGTTAAAAATATCACGACAGCAGAAGGTGGTGCGATATGTTTAAATCTTCCATATCCATTTGATTCAGAGGCAGAATACAGTTATTTAAAAATGTATACGCTCAATGGACAAAATAAAGATGCACTTGCAAAATCAAGAGGTGGCGGCTGGCGTTACGATATTTTATTCCAGGGATTAAAAATTAATATGCCCGATATATGCGCAGCCATTGGTCTGGCGCAGATCAGAAAGTACAATCATGAACTTTTACCCCAAAGGAAAAAAATTGCCCTTCAATATTGTGATGGTTTTCAGCATGAGGATTGGTTTGTTGCCCCACCTTTGGTAAGTACACAAAGAGAATCGTGCTATCATCTTTTTCCGATGCGGGTTAAGGGACTCACTGAAGAACAAAGAGATCAGGTTATTGACGACCTGGCATCCTTGGGTATCGCCAGTAATGTACACTTCATTCCAATGCCCATGCTTACCCTCTTTAAAAACCTGGGTTATAAAATTGAAGATTACCCAATGGCTTATCAGAATTATGCAAACGAAATTTCATTGCCGATTTACCCGCAATTAACGGAAACAGAGATAGAGTTCATTATCAATTCGGTGATCAGCTGTGTGAATATACAATTGAATAACCGCATCAAAACAATGGAAGAAACTTTTATTGTACACAAACAAATGGCAGTAGCATCATGA
- a CDS encoding group 1 glycosyl transferase — protein MATKLCFVINSLEGGGAERVISNLANHFSDKNCSVTMICLNTAEVRYEINKKVKIVNLVERKGRHNLFNRLKYAYLTFYRLLTVLKKEKPVCTICFMTSANIWAGLCCVILGLPYLVSERTAPVYTLDQYNRLLQWMVFHIYRKSKAIVLPAFEMFKGFKRIKQFETLYNFKTIHNPIHHFSHANTGAVNSKRFILSVGRLCYEKGFDNLIEAYSKLELTDVDLLISGEGPDRASLEKQIADLNLKNKVKLIGFKSNLQDYYAQAEVFVLSSRSEGYPNVLVEAMGMGCACVAMDCEFGPSEIIKHGINGLLVDKEDIVGLSLSIDKMLNNSFLRSEFSEKAKSINETNSIERISANWEQLIMS, from the coding sequence ATGGCTACTAAATTATGCTTCGTAATCAACAGTTTAGAAGGTGGTGGTGCTGAGCGGGTAATTAGCAATCTGGCTAATCACTTCAGCGATAAAAATTGCAGTGTTACCATGATTTGTCTCAATACAGCAGAAGTTAGGTATGAAATAAATAAAAAAGTTAAAATCGTAAACCTGGTGGAGCGAAAAGGTCGTCATAATCTTTTCAACAGACTTAAATATGCTTACCTGACTTTTTACCGGTTACTCACGGTATTAAAGAAAGAAAAGCCAGTTTGTACCATTTGTTTTATGACATCTGCAAACATTTGGGCAGGTTTATGTTGTGTGATTTTAGGCTTACCCTATCTGGTTTCGGAAAGAACAGCGCCGGTTTACACCTTAGATCAATACAATAGATTATTGCAGTGGATGGTGTTTCATATTTATAGAAAATCAAAAGCCATTGTATTGCCCGCATTTGAGATGTTTAAAGGATTTAAAAGAATTAAACAGTTCGAAACGCTGTATAATTTTAAAACCATACACAATCCCATTCATCACTTTTCTCATGCGAATACAGGCGCTGTTAACAGTAAACGATTTATTCTCTCTGTTGGGAGGTTATGTTATGAAAAAGGCTTCGATAACCTTATAGAAGCCTATAGCAAACTGGAATTGACTGATGTTGATCTTTTAATCTCCGGAGAAGGACCGGATAGAGCAAGTCTTGAAAAACAGATCGCCGATTTAAACTTAAAAAACAAAGTCAAGCTGATTGGTTTTAAATCAAACCTGCAGGATTATTATGCACAGGCTGAAGTTTTTGTGCTTTCATCCAGGAGCGAAGGTTATCCTAATGTACTGGTAGAAGCCATGGGAATGGGCTGTGCCTGTGTAGCCATGGACTGTGAGTTTGGTCCTTCAGAGATTATCAAACACGGAATTAACGGACTTCTGGTTGACAAAGAAGATATAGTTGGACTTTCATTGTCTATCGATAAAATGCTTAATAACAGTTTTTTAAGAAGTGAATTTTCAGAAAAAGCAAAATCGATCAACGAAACAAATTCTATTGAACGCATTTCTGCCAACTGGGAGCAACTCATCATGTCATGA